A stretch of DNA from Dokdonia sp. PRO95:
TGGAGGGAAACTAGAAATAAAAAGCACTGTAGAGATACGCATCAAAAAGTAATTACCACACTAAGACACCTAACCCTCTTTTATGGACTTACATCTACTGGTTGATAACTTGACCAACCCTGCCCTCTTGTTTTTCTTTTTAGGATTACTAGCGGTACAACTCAAAAGTGACTTAGCCATACCGCCTAGTTCTTCAAAGTTTATTTCTCTTTATCTCCTACTTTCTATAGGATTTAAAGGAGGACAAGAGCTCGCTCACTCAGCGTTTAATATGGAGATTGTCTGGTCATTAATTTTTGGAGTAGTCCTTGCTCTTTCAGTTCCCCTGTATGCGTTTTTTACGCTCAAAAAGCGCGTCGGAGTTCAAAATGCCGCGGCTATCGCCGCGGCATACGGCTCTGTAAGTGCTGTAACCTTTGTTACCACAGTCGCTTATCTTGATATGGAGCAAATTGCATATAGCGGGTATATGGTTGCGGTTATGGCTATTATGGAAGCGCCGTCTATTATAATAGGAGTGCTTCTTATGATGCTATTTACGGCAAACAGAGACAAGACTGTCTCTATGGGCAGTATTATCAAGCACTC
This window harbors:
- a CDS encoding sodium-dependent bicarbonate transport family permease, with protein sequence MDLHLLVDNLTNPALLFFFLGLLAVQLKSDLAIPPSSSKFISLYLLLSIGFKGGQELAHSAFNMEIVWSLIFGVVLALSVPLYAFFTLKKRVGVQNAAAIAAAYGSVSAVTFVTTVAYLDMEQIAYSGYMVAVMAIMEAPSIIIGVLLMMLFTANRDKTVSMGSIIKHSVTNGSVLLIIGSLVIGFMASDAQAQGIAPFTTDIFKGFLAVFLLDMGISSGKKIGSLKEYGAFPYVFAIAVPIVNGIIVSLLSGFITESVGNRLLFAILAASASYIAVPAAMKLAAPKANEGLYLPMALAITFPFNITLGMPLYLCIINWS